Proteins encoded by one window of Cannabis sativa cultivar Pink pepper isolate KNU-18-1 chromosome 4, ASM2916894v1, whole genome shotgun sequence:
- the LOC115715125 gene encoding cyclin-dependent protein kinase inhibitor SMR6 — translation MGLSEKKQHQVMDVGLDSDTANKKWVIAGIPSRTPLKPIYTTNNPRPPAPESIRGSDQGQVNHDIEDDEYCISTTPTGEESKIPRILTCPPAPKKKKRYSSKCKIYGSSVIREFFTTPPDFETVFTRHHHVERAN, via the coding sequence ATGGGTCTTTCTGAGAAGAAGCAGCATCAAGTAATGGACGTGGGTTTAGATTCAGACACGGCCAACAAAAAATGGGTCATCGCCGGAATTCCCTCACGAACACCATTAAAGCCTATATACACCACCAATAATCCACGGCCGCCGGCGCCGGAATCAATAAGGGGTTCCGATCAAGGCCAGGTCAACCATGATATTGAGGATGATGAGTACTGTATTTCGACGACACCGACGGGAGAAGAATCAAAGATTCCAAGGATTCTGACGTGTCCACCGGcgccgaagaagaagaagcgtTATTCATCAAAGTGTAAAATCTATGGTTCTTCTGTTATTAGAGAGTTCTTTACTACGCCTCCAGATTTTGAAACCGTATTCACACGCCATCATCATGTTGAAAGggctaattaa